From Rhodamnia argentea isolate NSW1041297 chromosome 10, ASM2092103v1, whole genome shotgun sequence, a single genomic window includes:
- the LOC115729846 gene encoding esterase GA18864, producing the protein MADQLTDDQISEFKEAFSLFDKDGDGCITTKELGTVMRSLGQNPTEAELQDMINEVDADGNGTIDFPEFLNLMARKMKDTDSEEELKEAFRVFDKDQNGFISAAELRHVMTNLGEKLTDEEVDEMIREADVDGDGQINYEEFVKVMMAKRRTMEVAQEKEKKMKILCLHGFRTSGGFLKKQISKWDPSIFAHFDMDFPDGLFPAGGKSDIEGVFPPPYFEWFQFEKDFTEYTNLEECVKYLCEYITSKGPFDGLLGFSQGATLSALLLGYQAQGKVLKDHPPLKFFVSVSGSKFRTPDICDVAYKDPIKAKSVHFIGDKDWLKLPSQDLAAAFDNPLIIRHPQGHTVPRLDETATAQLRGWTAEILLQYSSRNLEVGKTDSSDTLKKVQNAATNVKIDKEVEEIVEAAKA; encoded by the exons atggCGGATCAGCTCACCGATGACCAGATCTCCGAGTTCAAGGAGGCCTTCAGCTTGTTCGACAAGGATGGCGATg GTTGTATCACCACCAAAGAGCTTGGAACTGTCATGAGGTCGCTGGGGCAGAATCCTACTGAGGCAGAGCTTCAGGACATGATCAATGAGGTAGATGCTGATGGCAACGGGACTATCGACTTCCCGGAGTTCCTAAACCTGATGGCTAGGAAGATGAAAGACACCGACTCCGAAGAAGAGCTGAAAGAGGCATTCAGAGTTTTCGACAAGGATCAGAATGGGTTCATATCTGCTGCCGAGCTCCGCCATGTGATGACCAATCTTGGGGAGAAGCTCACCGACGAAGAGGTCGACGAGATGATTAGGGAGGCTGACGTAGATGGAGATGGCCAGATAAACTATGAGGAGTTTGTGAAGGTGATGATGGCCAAG AGAAGGACTATGGAGGTTGCacaggagaaggagaagaagatgaagatactCTGCCTCCACGGGTTCAGAACCAGCGGCGGCTTCTTGAAGAAGCAAATCAGTAAATGGGATCCTTCCATTTTCGCTCACTTCGACATG GATTTCCCCGACGGGTTATTTCCTGCAGGAGGCAAATCCGATATCGAAGGCGTCTTTCCACCACCCTACTTTGAGTGGTTCCAGTTTGAAAAG GATTTCACAGAGTACACGAACTTGGAAGAATGTGTCAAGTATCTGTGCGAGTACATTACGAGCAAAGGCCCCTTCGATGGTCTACTTGGATTCTCTCAG GGCGCCACACTCTCGGCTCTTTTGCTGGGTTACCAGGCACAG GGGAAGGTATTGAAGGATCACCCACCGCTGAAGTTCTTCGTATCTGTATCGGGATCGAAGTTTAGGACTCCAGATATATGTGATGTTGCCTACAAGGACCCCATCAAGGCGAAGTCAGTCCATTTCATTGGAGACAAGGATTGGCTGAAATTGCCATCGCAGGATCTGGCGGCCGCATTTGACAATCCCCTGATCATCAGGCATCCCCAAGGCCACACTGTCCCGAGGCTAG ATGAGACCGCGACCGCTCAACTGCGTGGGTGGACTGCTGAAATTCTCCTCCAATACAGCAGCAGGAACCTTGAAGTCGGAAAGACCGACTCCAGCGACACTCTGAAGAAGGTCCAGAATGCAGCGACAAACGTGAAGATCGACAAGGAGGTCGAGGAGATCGTGGAGGCAGCGAAAGCCTGA
- the LOC115732034 gene encoding magnesium-protoporphyrin IX monomethyl ester [oxidative] cyclase, chloroplastic: MAAEMALLKPISKFANTPRLTNPRAPSRPRFTTIRMSATAQPTAPKKPTEKAKKQAIKETLLAPRFYTTDFDEMEQLFNTEINKNLNQAEFEALLQEFKTDYNQTHFVRNKEFKEAADKIQGPLRQIFVEFLERSCTAEFSGFLLYKELGRRLKKTNPVVAEIFSLMSRDEARHAGFLNKGLSDFNLALDLGFLTKARKYTFFKPKFIFYATYLSEKIGYWRYITIYRHLKENPEYRLYPIFKYFENWCQDENRHGDFFSALMKAQPQFLNDWKAKLWSRFFCLSVYVTMYLNDCQRTAFYEGIGLNTKEFDMHVIIETNRTTARIFPAVLDVENPEFKRKLDRMVVINEKLIAVGETEDIPLVKNLKRIPLIAALASELLAAYLMPPIESGSVDFAEFEPQLVY; the protein is encoded by the exons ATGGCGGCAGAGATGGCTCTCCTCAAACCCATCTCGAAATTCGCCAACACCCCGAGATTGACCAACCCCAGAGCGCCCTCGCGCCCCAGGTTCACCACCATCAGAATGTCGGCCACCGCTCAGCCGACCGCTCCCAAGAAGCCCACCGAGAAGGCCAAGAAGCAAGCCATCAAGGAGACCCTCTTGGCCCCGAGGTTCTACACCACCGATTTCGACGAGATGGAGCAGCTATTCAACACCGAGATCAACAAGAACCTGAACCAAGCTGAATTCGAGGCTCTGCTTCAGGAGTTCAAGACTGATTATAACCAGACACACTTCGTGAGGAACAAGGAGTTCAAGGAGGCCGCCGACAAAATCCAGGGCCCGCTCAGGCAGATCTTCGTGGAGTTCTTGGAGAGGTCCTGCACTGCTGAGTTCTCTGGGTTCCTTCTCTACAAGGAGCTGGGAAGGAGGCTCAAG AAAACCAACCCAGTGGTAGCTGAGATATTCTCCCTGATGTCCAGGGATGAAGCCAGACATGCCGG ATTCCTGAACAAAGGGTTGTCGGATTTCAACTTGGCATTGGACTTAGGTTTCCTGACAAAAGCCAGGAAATACACCTTCTTCAAGCCCAAGTTCATTTTCTACGCGACCTACTTGTCCGAGAAGATTGGATACTGGCGATACATCACGATCTACAGACATCTCAAGGAGAATCCGGAGTACCGACTTTATCCTATCTTCAAGTACTTTGAGAATTGGTGCCAGGACGAGAACCGGCACGGCGATTTCTTCTCGGCGTTGATGAAAGCCCAACCCCAGTTTCTCAATGACTGGAAGGCAAAACTGTGGTCCCGGTTCTTCTGCCTTTCG GTGTATGTGACGATGTACCTCAACGATTGCCAGCGGACAGCTTTCTATGAAGGCATTGGTCTCAACACCAAGGAATTTGACATGCATGTTATTATAGAG ACAAACCGCACCACAGCTAGGATTTTTCCTGCCGTGCTGGACGTAGAGAACCCCGAATTCAAGAGGAAGTTGGACCGGATGGTGGTAATAAATGAGAAGCTCATTGCGGTTGGGGAAACTGAGGACATTCCGTTGGTGAAGAACTTGAAGAGGATTCCCCTCATCGCCGCACTGGCCTCCGAACTCTTGGCTGCATATTTGATGCCACCAATCGAGTCTGGTTCAGTCGATTTTGCAGAATTCGAGCCTCAACTTGTGTATTAA
- the LOC115732058 gene encoding LOW QUALITY PROTEIN: metacaspase-9 (The sequence of the model RefSeq protein was modified relative to this genomic sequence to represent the inferred CDS: inserted 2 bases in 1 codon) — MEKGKKRLAVLVGCNYPGTRYELRGCINDVRAMHKALVEQFGFEEGHVKVLTDGPGSPVMPTGANIRATLDRMVDLAEPGDVLFFHYSGHGTRIPSVFPFKKDEAIVPCDFNLITDVDFRHLVNRLPKGATFTILSDSCHSGGLINKEKEQIGPSATXTPAAAAHLSSTPKHIPFQSLLQHLSSQTHITTSDVGTHQLESFGTEASLRFRLAPLEAAAPFDPLKPDEGILLSGCEVNETSADMDPSVEGCKAYGAFSDAVQTVLKENKRKLSNREVVVLAREVLRRQGFGQHPCLYCSDENADASFLGQHEEDGVPR; from the exons AtggagaagggcaagaaaagATTGGCCGTCCTCGTGGGGTGCAACTACCCGGGCACTCGGTACGAGCTCCGCGGGTGCATCAACGACGTGCGCGCCATGCACAAGGCGCTCGTGGAGCAGTTCGGGTTCGAGGAGGGCCACGTCAAGGTCCTGACGGACGGGCCAGGGTCGCCGGTGATGCCGACCGGCGCCAACATTAGGGCCACACTCGACCGGATGGTCGACCTGGCGGAGCCGGGAGATGTCCTGTTCTTCCATTACAGCGGACACGGGACCCGGATCCCGTCCGTCTTTCCGTTCAAGAAGGATGAAGCAATTGTGCCTTGCGACTTCAATCTCATCACCG ATGTCGATTTCCGGCACTTGGTGAACCGCCTTCCGAAGGGGGCGACCTTCACGATCCTCTCCGACTCCTGCCACAGCGGCGGCCTCATCAACAAGGAGAAAGAGCAAATCGGCCCGTCGGCCAC CACGCCCGCGGCGGCGGCACATCTCTCCTCCACCCCGAAGCACATCCCTTTCCAATCGCTGCTCCAGCACCTCTCGTCCCAGACTCACATAACCACCTCGGACGTCGGGACCCACCAGCTGGAGTCCTTCGGCACGGAGGCGAGCCTCCGGTTCCGTCTCGCGCCACTCGAGGCGGCGGCGCCCTTCGATCCGTTGAAGCCCGACGAGGGGATCCTGCTGAGCGGGTGCGAAGTCAACGAGACCTCCGCGGACATGGACCCGTCGGTGGAGGGATGCAAGGCGTACGGAGCGTTCAGCGACGCGGTGCAGACTGTTTTGAAGGAGAATAAGCGGAAGCTAAGCAACAGGGAGGTGGTGGTGCTGGCGAGGGAGGTGCTGAGAAGGCAAGGGTTCGGGCAGCATCCATGTCTGTATTGCAGCGACGAGAATGCTGATGCCAGTTTCTTGGGGCAACACGAAGAAGATGGTGTGCCTCGTTGA
- the LOC115732065 gene encoding probable aquaporin SIP2-1 yields the protein MGATRLLVYDFVISFMWVWSGALIKIFVYEVLGLGHGLWGEIVKSSLYIVNMFFFAFLGKLTKGGSYNPLTVLAPGVSGDFSGFLFTVGARIPAQAVGSITGVRLIIETFPHLWLGPHLSVDIHRGALTEGLLAFVIVIISLGLGRKIPGSFYTKTWISSLSKLTLQILGSDLTGGCMNPASAMGWAYARGDHITKEHVLVYWLAPVEATLLAVWIFRLLVGPLKEQETKKKKSE from the exons ATGGGGGCGACTCGCTTGCTGGTTTACGATTTCGTCATCTCCTTCATGTGGGTGTGGTCGGGGGCTCTGATAAAGATCTTCGTGTACGAGGTTCTAGGGTTGGGGCATGGACTCTGGGGCGAGATTGTCAAGTCCTCGCTCTACATCGTCAACATGTTCTTCTTCGCGTTCCTGGGTAAGCTCACCAAGGGCGGCTCGTATAATCCTCTCACCGTGTTGGCCCCCGGCGTTTCTGGGGATTTCAGCGGCTTCCTCTTCACCGTCGGCGCTCGCATCCCTGCCCAG GCAGTTGGTTCCATTACTGGGGTTAGGCTCATCATTGAGACCTTTCCTCACCTATGGCTCGGACCACATTTGAGCGTTGACATTCATCGAGGGGCACTAACTGAAGGACTCTTAGCATTTGTGATCGTCATCATCTCACTAGGACTTGGTAGAAAGATTCCTGGAAGTTTTTACACAAAGACTTGGATATCAAGCCTCTCTAAGCTGACTCTGCAAATACTTGGTTCTGATCTAACCGGTGGATGTATGAACCCAGCTTCT GCAATGGGATGGGCCTATGCTCGTGGAGATCATATAACCAAGGAACATGTGCTTGTTTACTGGCTTGCACCGGTAGAGGCCACCCTGCTGGCAGTGTGGATATTTAGACTGCTCGTGGGGCCTCTAAAAGAGcaggaaacaaagaagaagaaatcagagTGA
- the LOC115731988 gene encoding L-2-hydroxyglutarate dehydrogenase, mitochondrial, producing MLGRSARSVGKVLKTAELTRSFASVEKADCVVIGAGVVGLAVARQLAALGGRDVLVLESAPAFGTGTSSRNSEVIHAGIYYPPDSLKAAFCVRGRELLYKYCSERGIPHRQIGKLIVATGPPEVPKLSNLMNHGVRNGVDGLRMMDGAEAMRMEPELQCLKALFSPVSGIVDSHSLMLSLVGEAESHGATFSYNTTVVGGHLEGNSLHLHVCETKNLDEHGSGQFPLGPELILVPKVVVNSAGLSAPLLAKRFHGLNGQAIPPAYFARGHYFALASTKNRPFQHLIYPIPEDGGLGVHVTLDLNGQVKFGPDVEWIKGVDDVSSFLNRFDYSVSASRAERFYPAIRKYYPNLKEGSLEPGYSGIRPKLSAPRQPTNDFVVQGEEIHGVPGLVNLFGIESPGLTSSMAIAEHIVAKFLT from the exons ATGCTGGGGCGTTCGGCGCGAAGCGTTGGCAAAGTTCTGAAGACCGCCGAGCTCACCAGAAGCTTCGCCTCCGTCGAGAAGGCGGACTGCGTGGTGATCGGGGCGGGCGTCGTCGGATTGGCTGTCGCGAGGCAGCTTGCCGCCCTCGGAGGCCGAGACGTCCTGGTGCTCGAGTCGGCGCCGGCCTTCGGGACCGGCACGAGCTCTCGCAACAGCGAGGTCATCCATGCCGGCATATATTACCCTCCCGATTCTCTCAAG GCGGCGTTTTGCGTGAGGGGGAGGGAGTTGCTGTACAAGTACTGCTCTGAGCGTGGAATTCCCCATAGGCAGATTGGGAAGCTCATAGTTGCTACTGGGCCTCCGGAGGTTCCGAAGCTGAGCAATTTAATGAACCACGGAGTTCGTAATGGAGTTGATGGTTTGAGGATGATGGATGGTGCTGAAGCCATGAGGATGGAACCTGAACTTCAATGTTTGAAGGCCTTGTTTTCCCCTGTTTCTGGCATCGTCGACTCGCATTCATTGATGCTATCGCTAGTG GGAGAAGCTGAAAGTCACGGAGCGACATTCTCTTACAATACTACTGTGGTTGGTGGTCATCTTGAAGGCAATTCTTTGCACCTCCATGTTTGTGAGACCAAAAATCTTGATGAACATGGGAGTGGACAGTTTCCTCTCGGACCTGAACTTATACTGGTACCAAAGGTTGTTGTCAACTCAGCAGGCTTAAGCGCTCCACTCCTGGCAAAGAGATTTCATGGTCTTAATGGTCAAGCAATTCCTCCAGCATATTTTGCTCGCGGTCATTACTTTGCCCTTGCAAGCACTAAGAACCGCCCATTCCAGCATTTGATATATCCAATTCCTGAGGATGGTGGCCTTGGCGTGCACGTAACCCTTGATTTGAATGGTCAAGTAAAGTTTGGCCCGGATGTTGAATGGATTAAGGGTGTGGATGATGTTTCAAGCTTCCTAAACAG GTTTGACTATTCTGTATCTGCAAGCCGCGCAGAGAGATTTTATCCGGCCATCAGAAAGTACTACCCAAACCTCAAGGAGGGTTCTTTGGAGCCAGGTTATTCGGGGATTAGGCCAAAACTTTCAGCTCCTCGACAGCCTACCAATGATTTTGTGGTACAG GGGGAGGAGATTCACGGGGTACCTGGACTGGTTAATCTCTTTGGGATCGAGTCACCTGGTTTGACTTCAAGCATGGCGATAGCAGAACATATTGTTGCCAAATTCTTGACATGA
- the LOC115733666 gene encoding probable U3 small nucleolar RNA-associated protein 11 encodes MSSLRNAISRRAHKERPQPQSRKKFGLLEKHKDYVVRARAFHKKEEALRKLKEKAAFRNPDEFYFKMIKTKTVDGVHRPESQANKYTPEELMLMKTQDIGYILQKVQSEKKKIEKLTAMLHSLDDRPSSNHVYYAEDREEAKEMQSLSSKNGKISFEDIPDNIKRKTAASYRELEARKSRVNDLEKIYMDMSLQKELQKKGKKRKLRADETVCPSSKPVYKWRSERKR; translated from the exons ATGTCTTCCCTGAGGAATGCGATCAGTCGGCGCGCTCACAAGGAACGACCTCAGCC ACAATCAAGGAAAAAGTTTGGGCTTCTCGAGAAGCACAAGGACTATGTCGTCCGTGCGAGAGCCTTCCACAAGAAGGAGGAGGCTTTGCGGAAGCTCAAGGAGAAGGCGGCCTTCAGGAACCCAGATGAGTTCTACTTTAAGATGATCAAAACTAAGACTGTCGATGGAGTTCACAGACCAGA GAGTCAGGCAAATAAATACACCCCTGAAGAACTCATGTTGATGAAGACTCAAGACATAGGATATATACTTCAGAAGGTGCAGAGTGAGAAAAAG AAAATCGAAAAGCTAACTGCCATGCTGCATTCTCTTGACGATCGTCCATCGAGCAATCATGTTTACTATGCGGAAGACAG GGAGGAGGCGAAAGAGatgcaatcattgtcttctaagAATGGGAAAATATCTTTCGAGGATATTCCTGATAATATAAAAAG GAAAACAGCTGCTTCATACAGAGAGCTAGAGGCAAGAAAAAGTAGAGTAAATGATTTGGAGAAGATATACATGGATATGTCGCTGCAGAAGGAATTGCAG aagaagggcaaaaagcGAAAACTTCGTGCAGATGAGACTGTCTGCCCCTCCTCAAAACCAGTATACAAATGGCGGTCAGAACGGAAGCGGTGA